GTGGTCTTATCGTGCAAATGCACGTAATAACAATAAAGGATGGCGTATTGATTATAATATGCTCACCGAAAATTTAAGCGAAAACTTAAAAGATTCGGGTATTTTGCCCGAGGCAAAACAATCAGATCATTGCCCTACTTGGGTGGAAATTGATATTTAAGCAAAAAACCATTCCTAAATTAACACCAAAACCGTCTTTTTTTATCACCTTTTCTGCGATAATCCACGTTATTTGCAGAAAAAAATACATCTTGATAAAAATGCTCCCGCAGATTTCGCTGATAGACGCTGATAAGAAATTCTAATAGTATCTGGCATTATTGCCAAGGCTAAACAATCGGATCATTGTCCTAATGGGTTGAACTAAAAATCAATACTGACTAAAAATAATTTGTTTTCAGAAGAAACCCCCTTCTATTAAAATCGGGGTTTTTCTCCTTCTGTCTTTTTTAAATACTCCCGATATGCTAATCGCGTTTTTGCTTTTTGCATTTCACGCTCTAAAACAAGATCTGCTAATCCTGAAGTAAGCTCATCACCCATTTGAGTATCTATAATAGTATTGAATTTCTGCTCGTGAATATCGAGACGATAAAAAATATTAACTAAAGTATGGAAATCTGTTTCTATATACCAAGTAATAACATTTTGCAAATACAACTTCAGGTCGTTTTCTGTCAGATCATTATGCAATTTCAGAGCTGTTTCCTCTTCCTGCCCAAAATCCTTATTCAACAAAAAAGCAGTCTCGTTAATTAATTCCATAATTTTTTAAGTATTAACAAATACAAAGTTGAAAAATCACAGTAATTATTTTAGTTAATCTCTACGATTACTTCTACGAGGATTGGATCCGTTCTTCTTAAATTTATTATCTCTTCCTGAATTATACTGACGTTCACTACTCCTAGATTTACTTTTCGTTAATTCTACTTTTAACTCAACGCCTTGGAAATCCTGATTATTAAAATGTTCTAGAATTTCATTTGATTTTGCTTTATCAACTTCAAAGAAAGAAAACTTCTTCAAGATTTCAATATCACCAATTTCAACAGAACTTAATTTAGGATTCTGATTGATAATCCCCATTAAGCGACCAGGATTTAGTTTGTCTTTACTTCCAACATTAACGTGAAAGCGAGCCATATCCATTTTTCTCTTGCGACTATCTTTTTGATAACCATCCGAAGTTCTTCCATCGCGATTGGATCTTCTATCTCCACGGTCTCTATCCCCACGGTCACGATCTCTGCCTCGGCGATCACGATCTCTTCCATCTCTACTTCTGCGTCCGTCATCTCTATCGTTACCTTTAATATTCAAATCGGGTGCGTTTTTATAATATTTTAAGAAAGAGTTAAATTCGTAAGAAACAAAATGCTGAATCAGCTCTTCACGACTTAAATTCTCTAATTTATTATAAATAGCAGGTAAAAATTGTCCTATTTGTTCGGTGTTTACATCAATTTTTTCAACTTTCTCTATTAAGTTAAACAAACGAACATTACAAATTTCTGCACCACCGGGCACTTGTCTACGTTCAAATTCTTTACCTATTTTACGCTCCATATCGCGTAGTTTTCCTCTTTCGCGAGAATGGATTAGGGAAATAGAAATACCTTTTTCACCGGCACGTCCTGTTCTTCCGCTACGATGAATATAAACTTCGTTATCATCAGGAAGGTTATAATTAATAACATGAGTAAGCTTATCCACATCTAATCCGCGAGCAGCCACATCAGTAGCAACAAGTATCTGTAAGTTCTTCTTACGGAAACGCCCCATCACTTTATCGCGTTGATCCTGTGATAGATCTCCATGCAATGCGTCGGCATTATAACCATCAGCCATTAATTTATCGGCTATATCTTTTGTTTCCATACGAGTACGACAAAATACTATACCGTATATATCCGAATGAATATCAGCCAAACGTTTTAATGCTGCATATTTATCTCTTGCCGCAACTTGATAATAAATATGCTCTACATTTTTCGCGCCGCTATTCTTAGTTCCAATAGTTATTTCGTGATAATCACCCATATAGTTTTTAGCTATACTGAGAATACCTCTTGGCATAGTTGCAGAAAAAAGCATTGTTTGTTTTTGCTCGGGAGTATTGGATAAAATCTCATCCAATTCGTCTTTAAAACCCATACTCAACATTTCATCAGCTTCGTCTAAAACAAGCCACTTAATACGATCGACTTTAAGTCTTTTGCGTTTAATTAAATCTAACATTCTACCCGGTGTTC
This sequence is a window from Bacteroidales bacterium. Protein-coding genes within it:
- a CDS encoding DEAD/DEAH box helicase, translated to MKFEQLGLKPNIQQALDKMGFVEPTPVQEKAIPFLLNENKDLVANAQTGTGKTAAFGLPILEQIDSESKDIQALILSPTRELALQIAKDLETFSAFMPKLKVIPVYGGASIEVQINALKRGGQIVVGTPGRMLDLIKRKRLKVDRIKWLVLDEADEMLSMGFKDELDEILSNTPEQKQTMLFSATMPRGILSIAKNYMGDYHEITIGTKNSGAKNVEHIYYQVAARDKYAALKRLADIHSDIYGIVFCRTRMETKDIADKLMADGYNADALHGDLSQDQRDKVMGRFRKKNLQILVATDVAARGLDVDKLTHVINYNLPDDNEVYIHRSGRTGRAGEKGISISLIHSRERGKLRDMERKIGKEFERRQVPGGAEICNVRLFNLIEKVEKIDVNTEQIGQFLPAIYNKLENLSREELIQHFVSYEFNSFLKYYKNAPDLNIKGNDRDDGRRSRDGRDRDRRGRDRDRGDRDRGDRRSNRDGRTSDGYQKDSRKRKMDMARFHVNVGSKDKLNPGRLMGIINQNPKLSSVEIGDIEILKKFSFFEVDKAKSNEILEHFNNQDFQGVELKVELTKSKSRSSERQYNSGRDNKFKKNGSNPRRSNRRD